In Engraulis encrasicolus isolate BLACKSEA-1 chromosome 15, IST_EnEncr_1.0, whole genome shotgun sequence, the following proteins share a genomic window:
- the LOC134464417 gene encoding zinc finger BED domain-containing protein 4-like — MRPVNIVSGEGFKSLIQCLEPAYSLPRRETVMHAVKSKYTTTKQTLQTKIENCKALSLTTDIWTSNQMESYMTVTAHFISNNWLLHSFVLETKELGVSHTAANIGERLSEVMADFRIPAEKRVAIVHDNAANIVLCAEQLSRNPSWGKVQGVRCTGHTLQLCINVALKKDPVCRVVAAARRLVGHFKKSAKATVALADKQKQQNVVEHKLIQDVSTRWNSTQCMLERLLEQRWPVTAVLSDPNTTQRSDRDLDLTAVQWRIAEDIVSVLKPMVTLTELLSQDDNVSLSATLPMLINMKRRHLLLREDDGAAATAMKNTLREEIDKRWELNGELQTSIYIKAAVLDPRFKSLSFMEEEKRDEAYTTVFELAESLTPAEEPAQRPLDEDDNEPMPLQKKRKQDEISMLMGTDEEQQAEEQNSEMER, encoded by the coding sequence ATGAGACCTGTCAATATCGTCAGCGGTGAGGGATTTAAAAGTCTAATTCAATGCCTCGAGCCAGCCTACAGTCTGCCAAGACGTGAGACGGTGATGCATGCGGTGAAGAGCAAATACACCACAACAAAGCAAACACTTCAGACCAAAATAGAGAACTGCAAAGCCCTCAGCTTAACGACGGACATCTGGACATCTAACCAGATGGAAAGCTATATGACGGTCACAGCGCATTTCATTTCCAATAACTGGCTACTGCATTCGTTCGTGCTGGAAACCAAGGAGCTGGGAGTGAGCCACACAGCTGCCAACATAGGCGAGCGACTCAGCGAAGTCATGGCAGACTTTAGAATCCCCGCGGAAAAAAGGGTCGCTATTGTCCATGACAATGCTGCGAACATTGTGCTGTGTGCCGAGCAGTTGTCTCGCAACCCGTCATGGGGTAAGGTCCAAGGAGTTCGTTGCACAGGGCACACTTTGCAGCTGTGCATCAATGTGGCGCTTAAAAAAGATCCAGTGTGCCGTGTCGTAGCAGCTGCCAGACGTCTTGTTGGACATTTTAAGAAAAGCGCAAAGGCTACAGTGGCTCTCGCTGACAAGCAAAAACAGCAAAACGTCGTGGAGCACAAACTCATACAGGATGTCTCCACGAGATGGAACTCCACGCAGTGCATGTTGGAGCGTCTTCTGGAACAGAGGTGGCCGGTCACCGCTGTTCTATCTGACCCCAATACCACACAGCGATCTGACCGCGATTTGGATCTTACCGCAGTCCAGTGGAGGATAGCAGAGGACATCGTGTCGGTACTGAAGCCGATGGTTACTCTTACCGAATTGCTTTCACAAGATGACAATGTATCGCTCTCTGCCACGCTGCCCATGCTCATAAACATGAAAAGGCGTCACCTGCTGCTGCGCGAGGATGACGGTGCGGCCGCGACAGCAATGAAGAACACGCTTCGTGAAGAAATCGACAAGAGGTGGGAGCTAAACGGGGAGCTGCAGACCAGCATATACATCAAAGCTGCTGTGCTGGATCCCCGCTTCAAAAGCTTGTCATTCATGGAGGAAGAGAAACGCGATGAGGCATACACTACGGTGTTTGAGTTAGCTGAGAGTCTAACTCCAGCAGAAGAGCCTGCACAAAGACCGCTAGATGAGGACGACAACGAGCCCATGCCTCTACAGAAGAAAAGGAAGCAGGATGAAATATCCATGCTGATGGGCACAGATGAAGAGCAGCAGGCAGAGGAGCAGAACAGTGAAATGgaacggtag